A region of the Apus apus isolate bApuApu2 chromosome 5, bApuApu2.pri.cur, whole genome shotgun sequence genome:
TGGAAATCAATgtgcatttctttctgaatgGACAACTTCTCCACCCCCACCACGTCACGTCCTCTGACTGTTTTAGATGCTGaaccagacagaagcagagggaaagcaaGCGAGGAAAGGATGCGTGAAGCAATCTCAGCTCATGGAATAACCTTGTCTGCCTTAGGGGAAGAGGCAAAGACATCCTGGCTGGGTGGACAGAGCAGAAAGAATAAGCTTCAATGTATAAAAAAAAGAGTGATACTACTGCAGAGCTTGTATTAAAACTTTTGAGGCAGGTCCTGTGAGCTTGTGTCAAGATTTCTCTCTGTTAAAGATGCGATGTCACCACGGACACTTAGGggtggcaggaaaaaaaaaacccacaacccttTAAGTGCATTTTCCAGGAGTACGTTATTTCAGAGGTTGACTAAAATCACTTACTTCATGGCTAACTTTGCTCTATGGAATCCATGGACAAGTTCCTTATTGGATTTTTATTGCAGATCAAATTGACAGAGAAAATCACTAGGATCTACtgaaaaatgggaaggaaatgTACGTTTCCAATAAAAAGGTCTCTGAAGGTCTCTTGTTTCAtaggaaggaagctgtctttATATTGCATGAACTATAAAAAATGATTAAAACTGAAGAGAGACAGGAAGCTGATAATTTGATTTATCATCTTAATGGCTATGATTCatgaataaataatataatGGTTTATGTCTCTCTTGTAAAAGAAGTAGAGAAGAGCAATTTGTCTAATAAATGACTTCAAAAATTACAGCTGAGTCTTGTTTGCCACATTtgttctatttaaaaagaatgaGCCAGTATCTTATTTCTTATTACTTACCAGGACATTTGTTGTATTATTTATAAGAGTCAAAAACCTTAACTAAAAGCCACTCATCTCTGACCACAGTCTCCCATTAACTTTAAattcaggaaagagaaagggattGATCACTAGATCAATAAATCTAACCTTGGAGCTGACTAAAAGCTTCCTTTAACCTCCTTCCTCTAGCatcctttttcaaaattaaagtatccccctttttaattatttaagaaCATGTCAATTTTACAGTAAGGCCACGTGTGACTGCATCATACAAGGATTTCTTCTTTGTattggaaacaaaaggaaaacatttaaattatgatcacttgttttgttttttaaagttggACATGCTGCTACAGATACACATATCCCGTGCCAAATGTGCCCTAGATCTCATCAAGCCATGATCACAGAGCTGCAAAAAGTCTCTTTGGGCAAAAGCAAAGTCCAGAGAACAGAATCAATGGGGAgtgttgaatattttttttaaaccatgctGGGAAAATAGCTTGTATGTGTGGTTTGCCCAGTGTGCCTCAAGAGACTCACCCCTTGTATCAAAATAGTTGATCAAAATGAATTTTTTCTTACCAGAAGCTGTTCACACTGATTCAACACGCTGTGTTTTTACTCTCCTCCTATGGAACCACCTTCAAAAACTACAAACCAGGTCAAGCAGACAACATTCCTGATGCAAAGCTGGCTGGATGCCCCAAAATAGGGGGGCTGTGGCCAGGGCCACCTCTGGATGATGTCCTCACTTGGCTGCATAATTTTTATCACATCTTTTTTCACctatttctgtatctttctttgTTCCACATTTAATCACCATCCTGAAGAAACTTGAGATCTCTGTCTTGGAAGAGCTTGGGCTTAGAAAATGGAAGTTCATACCCTGTTTCTGAGGCTTTTTTAGAAGGCTTCAACACTGAGTTTCAAGACTTTGAAGTTTGATCTTTGGATCATCCTTCTGATGCAAGGTGCTATCAAATATTATTGAAGTGAGCAGCACTGCAAAGACTTtatgacagcagcaggaggaagactTTAGGATGACAGTTCTTAGCATATTGTAAAAGGATTTAAGCAAAAGGGACCTGGATTTAAGCCAAATAGACCTTTTGAGTTCCTCTTTTTCATAACAGAAAGTGTAGACTTCATGAAGTGGATCTTCCTCTCACAGCCTGCACACCTACACTCAGCTCCCTGTCACACAAGTATCAATGATCTgcaaaaacaaaccaaggaaAAATAGGGTGAACTTCTACCAAACCTCATTcatcagtattttctgtgtatgaTTTCTCTAAATGAAGGCAATGAACTGGCCTGCAGAGCAAAGACACTATTTTTATGTGCTGCACCTTCTTCCCCCAAGTGCTGTATTATCTAGGTCTCCTAAAATTGGAGTGCTCAAGACATTCTTGGGGTGATGCATCATCAAATGTCAAAACACCGTAGGCTGCCTGCAGAATGACACTGCAAATGCAGAGTGCTGGGGAACTCTACCCCAAAAAAAGGTCTTCCATGGCCTTTCATTTTGAAGGGACAAAATCCCTGCTGATTTTGAAAGAGCTGGTGGCCTTTCCTAACTTCCAAAGCAAGCACGACGTTTGGTGGGGATCTATTTTTTGTGGTCttgtgataaaaataataatgctaaTCTCTTATCCAAAATGATGAGTTTCTGAAAGTGAATTTTAATCGAGCAGACTGCAGATATCCCTGGTGTCACTCTGTCAAGTCACACTTTAAACCAGGTGCCATCACTTTGTCACAGGTCACCATCCCACCACGACAGGCACAGTGTAAGAGGGGAGGGCAAAGGTGATTCCTGTTGCTACCTCACTTTGTGCTTGGAAAACAGCAGGGATAGATGGAGGGAAAAATAGATTTCCCAGTAAGAAGCTGGATAAAATCCAGCTTATGCAAAAGTGTCAGCTGAATGGAAGCAGCACAAGGAGAAGATTACAGAAAAGAAGGGTAATCATTCTGGAGTCAGTCATACAATAATCATTTGCATATGGAGGAGGGAGAATCTCAGCTGGTAGAAGCTGTTAGAAGAGGGTCAATAAAGCCACAGTGAGTTGTGGCAGCTGAGGGCTTGTCTGTTCATCCACGTGTGCTGGGGTAGATTGAGGTGTTAGCATTTTATTCCCTGCAGACTTTGGTTCAAAacctattttaaaacacagggaaaacaaacGGGTTGGTCTCTATGCAGATATCCTTGGAAATCTGTTCACATTGTGACACTGACAGCAGTTTAGTGGAAAGAGTGTTTTCTGCACAGAGGGGGTGGcaagggcagggcagcaggcccCCTGTGGAGCTGCATGGCAAAATTTCCTGGGTAACTTTTCTTGCAGAAAGGATTTGATGTCCACACATCTGTAGGTTTCTGTACAAAGTTAAATTAAAAGATTCAAACCAAAATCTCAGAAGCCATTTGAAAGGTATCACACTATATAGTGATTTCTACTGATCTGCAACTTACTGTCAGTATGAAATTCAAATGTCAGGTCCATGAATTTGGAGAGGCAATTTGTTACCAAAGACTTATAATCtgaatggggggaaaaaatgcagatgaatTCCTCATCTTGACTTCTGAGGAAACTATGAATTTCCTCCAAACATTCACTTTTCCACAATCCTGGAATATCTTCTAACATAAAACGTAGCTTTGTCCTTAAATTCAGTCTCATAAAAACAGCACCTCATCATTTATAACTTGCATTCAGCCTCACAACTGCTTGTGTTAATAGTCAAtgggacctacaggaaagctagggaaggacttttgacaagggcagggagtgagaggacgagggggtagcagtttcaaactggaagagggaagatttagattaaacattaggaagaaattctttgctgtgagggtggtgagaccctggcccaggttgccccgagaagctgtggctgccccatccctggcagtgttgaagggcaggttggatggggcttggagcagcctggggtggtgggaggtgtccctgctcgtgCAGAGGGTTTGATCTAGATGttcttgaaggtcccttccaacccaagccagtctgggattctgtgaaatagAAATATTGCTTAGTCTTAGTCTACAGTCTGGGAGCAAGACCCTCCAGCACTGTGCTCTGCCCTTCCTACCCCTCCCTGCACTCGTACAAAACCTCACACACACAGGTCACTGCTGATTTTTGACCAGATCTTCTGCATGCGTGAAATTAAACACATTAGTAATTCTACAGGCTTGTGATCTGGGTTTCAAAAGTATTTCAAGATGATACCAAAGCTCCCTGTGAtcaaaggagaggaggaaacagcGCAGTGGCTGCAGTGACAACGTCTGACGTGCTTTTGGCAGAGTAGTTCTGGGCTCAGTTTTGTGAGAGGAGATAAAGCCCATACAGGTGAAGACAACAGCACTGCAGGTCACTCCTGCACCTCCTGGAGCTCCTAGAAAGCAAGAGTTTCTTGCCTGAACCCGGATCCACTGAGTCTCACTGGGATTTCACCACTAATTCAGCAGCAGATCTGCCTATCCATGTAATGTAAGTGAAGCTTTTAGGAGCATTATCCATGCATGGTTTTCCCGTACATGGAACTTGGCAGGAGGCCATTCCACCGAGTGCTTCACATTGCAAGAAAAATCTGCAGACTTTTTTTAAACCgtacttattaaaaaaaacccaaaccctccTCCTAACAAAGTAAGAGACATATTATTGCCTCAGGATCAACCATGCAAGACCAGATAGCTTAATAGCcagatttttaaggaaataccTTCCTTCTCACCTCCCCACCTCATGCTTTATcacttcagaagcagcagctcctgcagtgaAAACTGGGGATTTCATCTAATGAAATAGTAACATAGAAATAGAGTTAAAAAGTCCAAGCCCCATCTATCATAAGTAAATATATCATTACCCCTTCCAGACACTGATCATATCCCAGTTTAtgagttgtttgctttttactgCTATTccacaaaatgaaaagcttttccaGAACCCTGCTGCTCTGATGGTTCTGAGCCTTcctcttttccaaccaaaacaatttcaTGACCAGTTCATACACGTTTGTTCCTGCCCTGAACATGAattgtttttcccctccctggTGTTTAGTCCCctgatgtatttatagaaagatCATCTCCTCTTTCCAACTTCATTTTGCTAGGAATAGTAATGTTAGAAATAGACTGATGAATTGACTGtatgagacctggacagacacacacacacacacagaggctaGAGcactcattttaaaagaaatgcagaaaatacagatgAGTTAATCTTTAGTAACCAGTGCATTCTTGCAAACATGTCAGGAACTTATGTCAATTACAATATAAAAGACAGATCGAGttcaaaactgattttcagGAGTTTTTAGAACTAAAGACTATCCATCTATAGAAATACCAGAAAGCCTACCTGAAATTTCCCTAAAATTCTGGTTTGGGAACAGTACCAAAAGTTCACAATGAACATAATTTCTAAAAAGAGAGCTGGGGAGACTCAAAGTACATTTTGATAAAAAAGTCTTAGGCAGAGGTTAGTTTTGGGGCTAAAtaatctgcagaaaaggaagaaaaaaaaaaagctattaaaaaaaactacaagAAAGAAAGACTGAATAAACTATTTGTCTGTTTAGAGACAATTTCattctttcataaaaatattttctagcttTGCTGGTCTGGCACATCAATCCTGAGTACTCTGACTTTTGACTTGTAATGATATTCCTTCAGATACAGCTTCACGGACGGAGGAACGGGAAGGGCATCGATACCATCGTAAGTTGTACAGTTGCAAATAACTGTTCTACAGATGTgttgaagggaaaaaggaaaagtccTGTTTAGCGGGGTGGATAAAAGTGGCTCAAAGAACATACAGGAACTTGGGTCTTTGTAGTGCTCCAGGAGTCCCGTGATGTCAGGAGAATGGAAGACACAAGGGTCGTGGGCATCAAAGCTGAAGTTGTGATTCCACTGCTCTATCCGGGCGTGGAGGGAGCGGCTGTAGCGCCTGAAgctcacagaaaacaaatagtCCTCTTGGGCAGAATCTCGTAACAAAAACGTTCCCTCTGGCTTCCCTTCTAGCAGCGCCTCAGCTGCGTATTTATCCATGACTCCCCAGTAGCAGGGATTGTTATTGATCTGGAGAAGGTCCGGGACCAGGCAGTGGACATAGTCAATCTGCGTGTGGTATTTCGGAGGCGTTTCCATCCGTAACAGCTCATCATCCGTTTCCCACTTgggcttgtttctttttctagaaCTCGTGCACAGTGTTATAACTTCGTCGTCCGAGTCCATGTCGCTCTCATCTTTACTGCTCCTTCCCACCTTCCCCGTAACCAACTCAGACCTCAAGTCACCCCTAGAGGAACCGCTGTCAGTGAAGTCACAGGACTGGGAGGGAGAGTCCATCCCCCCGTTGGCAATCTGGTCGTCTCGCAGCTGATCCTCCCTTTCCTCGTGCTGGGATAAGTCACTAATGATCCAGTCTTCCCCCTTGGGGCTTATAGGGGCTGTATGTCTTTTGATCAAGTGCCAGCGAAAAGCCAGCTCGGAGCGTGGAGGGAAAGGACACTTATCCAGCATTAACTCGCTGATGTGGATCTTCCTCTTGGATGGCAGTCCCGAGGCGTGCCGGCTGCTGCAGTTCTTGATGGGAAAGCACTGACCCACAGcatcctgcagcttctgcttgaGAGACCGGCCTAAAAACCTGTGACCGCACGAGCGGTCGAGGTCCAGCTCgatggaggagcagctgaactTCCTCTCCTGGCTCCTCAGATTAGTCCCTGACCTCCCCGCAGCACTTGCTGCCTCAGCATCAGAGCAATGCTCGCTCTTTTTAGACCAGGAGAGCTTCTTCCCACTCCAGACATAACCATCCTTTCTGTCCGCGCTTCTGCTCCGGCTGCTTTTGGGTCTCACGTCGGCGTTTTTAGCGTTACCATCCTTGTTTTCTGCCATCCTGACAGCTTGGCTTCACAAGCTGCCAGAGAGCGCGCGGTGTTTCTGGTAGGGTCTTTCTACATCAGGAAGCTTTCTCCAGGCACTTGCTGGAAATatctgaggagaaagaaaacacagctgagttaacagagagtccagaggaggctcATGAACATGAGCAGAgcgggctggagcagctctcctgtgaggacaggctgggagagttggggtgttcagcctggagaagagaaggctccagggagaccttaagagcaccttccagtgcctgaaggggctccaggaaagctggggagaggcttggGACAAAGGCAGGGAGTGAGAACACAAGgaagaatggattaaaactggaaaaggggagatttaggtgagacattaggaggaaattcttcattatgagggtggtgagaccctggcccaggttgcccagagaagctgtggttgccccatccctggaagggcaggttggatggggcttggagcaacctagtctggtgggaggtgtccctgtccatggcagggggttgggactggatgattttgaaggtcccttccaatccaaaccagtctgggattctagtCTATGACTGTGCATGCACACAAGGCCAGTGCAGGTGTATCCAGGACAATTAGTTGCTAACAATGTAAAAACACTACGAGTGAGCTGAATTCACTAGAACACCCCACAAATACTGGCCTGATCCCATCAAAGGCTCTCTTAACCCTTCTTTGGGAAAAGCATCCTCCAGAATAAACCACTTAGGTGTTTTAAGAGTACTCACTCTGActacacagcagagcagagaggtttAGGTGCTGGCCATCCTCTCATGCTTGGGTCCATTTTAAATTGAAGCACTTCCCATGGCAGGTGATAGTGCTTTAGCTGTTGATTGAGCACATTCTGCATCTCTTCCAAATAACCTTTCAAGAAGGCAGAAGCCAGAACAGAAACAACTAGGTCAGAGTACAAAGAGCTACTGTACCTAGATGATATGCCTGTTTGTTACTAATCCACAGGGTGGGATGCCAGAGATCTTATTCTTAAGTGACACTTCTGGGTCActttctggatttaaaaaaaaaataaaataaaaattatatcaGTCACAGATTCTGTcaatttctgaaagctgttttcctctgccttttcaaaCGGAGCTAGAAAATACTGAGCCTCTAAGGGACTGAAATATCTGGGGCTTTACATACTGAAAAGGATTAAAACAAATCCAGTCCCTTActaaaagccattttaaaaggCCGTGAAAGATGGAACTGCTTATTACTCATTAGAGAAGAAAGTTGACATTATTAAAATCAGTGTTGCTCTGAGACCTACAGTTGCTCATTTCATtctcttttgtttccaaaagTGTCTTGAATTCTCAAAGAGATAAGAGGAGCTCGTTTTGAATGTTGGgttttgagaaagaaagaaagaaaaaaatcctcttttgaTTACTCAGTTGCAAAGtagagcagatttttttcaaggtaCAGAGACAGCAAATGTATGCTAGACACTCCCAAGGCATGGCAGAAGGCAGGAATATGCTGTTTTTGCACCAAAATATTGGACAGCTTCTCTGTTCCACTGGGTTCCTTtggctgtggggtttttgttgtggtggggttttttttggttgtgttttttttttttttaaacccaccTAATTGACACGGTAAATActaagcaggaaaagaaaagggcaTCCACTTCCTCTCTCCATTCAATCCATTCTCATCATCAGGATTAGCCAGCATGACACAACCTCTCTGTGGTCCCCTGGGGCTGCACAGGCTGAGTTCTAGCCTCTGCTTTCAGTAAAAGAATAAGGCTGCTGTGCCAAAAGGCTCACATGCAATCTGTGGGTCAAATGCATCCCAGATGTACCTTTCACCCAGGAAATTTTGACATCACATTCCTCATCTACAACTCACAAAcctgagagctgcaggagaaaagggagggaaagggaggagatgCATATAAATGTAGAAATCAGGGTAAGATAGGTTAAATATTGCAAATATGTTGAAAAAACCTGGCATTAGAGCAAGCTGGATGACTGGTACCTCACTGGTACCAAGTGGAATCACAGAACAGGGTCCATGTTCCAGCAATTACAAATCAAAGATcacaataattttctttttcttctctcaggaTTTTGCAAACCacttttaattgaaaacatttCAGGATGCAGTGCAGGTAGGAGAAAGGCAACATCTGTCTATGAGACCCAAAACACCTTTATTTAGATCAAGATTCATTGATTGCTTTTGTAACATTGATGTTTTTCACCCAGAAACAACTAGAGTGGAGCACTGAATTTtctccatattaaaaaaaaaaaaaaaagcaatctcaTTTATCCTGGTGAAAAGTAACTGGAGGCAAAAAGTTATTATACATTCATCCTGTGATAAAATACACTGTCTCTATATATGGGATTTTTAATTGGACAGAGAGATATCACTGAGGTTGGAAAGTCAAGCACTTAAAAATTAGGATACGAcagtttttaattgcttttgaagCCTTCAATTATCTCATTCTGCACATCCAGCCCATATAAGGAATAAGAATACACCGAATATgggcttttaattaaaaactgcaaaatgtaCCAAACCCAGAAATGTTGAAAAAGCCCATTATTTCCTGACTTGAGCCTTGCAACTGAAATAAGCTCAGTGGTTGATGTCATTAtgcctagtgggaggtgtccctgcccatggcagcgGGGTTGGAAcgatgagctttaaggtcccttccaaccccaaaccattctgtgattcctgggTTTTTGTTGTACTTAACTGTGAAGCCACCTCCTATTTTGTGCCTTTCTTCTATCATGAACCATTTGTGGTACCTGAACCCTGAAAATTCAACTGGAGAAGCAGCACGTGGTGCTGTAAGGCACGCACCATTAGCCAGCAACACAGGAGGCTGTTTCCCTGGGGTCTGAAGGCTGCTGGAACCGAGGCGCCAATTCTGCCACGTCAGAGCAGTAATTGCTAATCAGACACATCACCAGGCCtgtgggaagagcagggagggaacgAAGAAAAAGGGAGGTCATCCTGCTAAAGCCAGGTTTGAACCTGGTGAAGGAAGAGTGAAGGATAGATCAGTGGTCAGCTTGAGACAGAACCTCAGTTCCCAAATCTGCTCTCAGACAAGCTGCCTTCTGAGACACACACCGGCCAGGGGGATTTTAGGTGCCCAAATCCCACCATGTGGCATGACAACAAGGGGTCACGCCTTCATGCCTTTCCAAGTCTGTGATTCCCAGCCCCAACAGTAAAATGGGAACCCAAATTAGTTTGgatgtcagaaagaaaaaggcataaAAAGCAGTGAGGCGTTCAGTGCTGTATTACCACCCAAGGCTATCCACCTAAACCAGCTACTCCTTTCACTGCAAACGTCCCAGGGAAATGTCATGTGCTGCACATCCATTAATGGCCAGGGTGCCACtgaaagagcaggagagaagggaaaggataAAAGAGAGGGAACACTGAGTGTACTTTTCCCTAGAGGGCAAGGTCCCGGCTCTGTGCAGCTCACACACATCAGTTTGGAGACCCTTTTGGTAGATACGATTAGTCTCCTGCCTACAAAAGCCTTCTTCTCGTGGGGACACCTCGGGCATCTCAGAAGCAGGGAGAACTGACAAAACCCTATGCCTGAAGATTCCTCTGCCTCAGCAGACAAGCAAGAGAAAGCAACGTGCAGGGACGAGCAGAGTTCACTTCGGGCCACAGGATCTGTCTTGTAGTACCCAACACTGTCACAGCTTCCAGTCCCTGAGGATGAGCAGAGAGCtgggtggtttttgttgttgtttttatgcTGTGCACAGCTCCCTCCTTCAGGGGCACGTCATTCACCAAGCTGCagaggtggggtggggggagcacACATAGCTGCAcaagatgctttttctttcaagcacTGATGCCTCAACACTAAGACTTCAAGCCCGAAATAAAATCCTATTTCGTAGCTATTTGGAGGCAATGACAATATTATCACCTAGCCAGAGGTAGGCTGCAATCAACAGCTGTGATAAGAGACTTACAGCCTCACCATATATCTAATTAAATCAGTGGCAAATACTCAATAACTCCAATAGGAGAATCAAAACCATAAGCATAGGCAAACCTAATTAAATGAGGAGACTCACACAAAGGACCATTAAATCAGTTTTGGACTTGTTATAGAAGTTGGTATTCTTCTAGAGCTGATAAAATCCTGAGAGAGAAGAGCAAGCCATAATCAGttggaatactttttttttctttcaatgtaCTAcacaaaagttattttaaaaaaatccttgccAGTCACAAgctgttttcattaatttcacCCAATTAGACTTTGGCCACAAGACCACATTTTAAAACTTGACCTTCCACTGAATTTGAGCTGTTATAGACTTATGTTGGAAAAGAGCCCAACCTATTAAGGATAACATTAAGTCTCAATTCCTCTGTcttaacttatttttcttcagttttgacCATGTTTATTTTGATTTACCATACCATCCAGAAATACCTAAGCTAGACTCCAGAGGCCTTTCCAAGCAAATTAAAGCAACAATCACACGGACATGAAAGAAACTGTCTAAGGCTACCAGTGATAACTTACAATACTTCTGACTTGGAAATACCCTTGATTTGTCCTGGGTCTGCACACCCTAGAGTGAAAGGACAACTACCCCCAACACTGGGGCTGTTTTACTCACACCCGGGAGGGTTGAAGGGCTCTGGAAGCAGGTGCCGAAGGTGAGAGGGCTGATCCTATCCTGCTTTAATGAAACCCTGCCGAAGGAGAGAGGCAGGCAGCGCCCGGCAGAGCGCAGCAGCCTGTCTGAAGCACTAAATCAGTCGCAGCTTTGTGGTCCGTGACCAACACTTGCTGCTCCACCCAGAAACCGAATGGGAGAGCAGCAGCGCGATTCCCAGCTCCCGCCCCGCTCCCAGCCACTCACACCTACTAATCAAGCCCGCAGCAGGTTTGAGTTCCTGCCTGCATTTAAAGAATAACTTCCCACTTCATGCCCTGCCACTTCAGACGTGACAGAGCCACGGGGCCCCGCAGTCCCTTGGCCAAGTGACCACGGAATCCCCCTCTCCCCATAAAAAGATAAACCTTCCCCCGGTTTTCTCCACGCTGCTCACAGCGTTatcccagctggcagcacctCCAGACAACGAACTTTAGTTGTTACACAGGACTGAACTGAAAATGGCTTTTGTATTGTGAAATATGGTAGGTGCAGCTCGTATGAGagcttctgaaaatgaaaataataaaggaaaataaatacagttgACAAGCACTTGCCTCTGTCCCATGCAGCAGCTTGCAGCGAGGCTGCTGCAAGAATAGCTTGGTCTTCCCACTCATCTGATAAATGGTTCAGCTTGAATAATTTTGCTAGAACACATTATTCTCACCAGAAATCACGATTTACTGAAACATGTCAGGATACACCCATGGAAAACATGTCTCTAGACAGCTTCCACAAGGTTTAATAATGAAATCTgggcatatttattttttttttttcaacaagaaGCGTGCCTGCTTTGTAATTCTGTCACTTAGTCATTCATGAAAGTACCAACAATGTGACTGTTATAGAGAGCCCGACCACATTTCCAATATAAATAAATCACCCTGCTCACCCCAACCACTGATAACTCCACTGCAGAGCAAAACTGAAGATAAAAGGGCTTTGCCTGGAAGCAATTTTTCTTAGAAGCAGGAATAAACTGAGCCAGATCATTAAAGCTACAtaaagggaaaacagagaaatctgggtttttttgctccttATTTCTGGCCTGTCAAGctctaatatatatattatatatatatatatttgtgctTCAAGGACTAAACCACactgccttcctcctctttttcaatGCAGAATAGCTTAATGATTTTTTGGCAGTGCAATCACTACCTGCCTAACTACAACCCCTGTCAGCTGTATCTAGCACGGGCACGGGGATGGCTGTAATTACAGAGTAATCCCGTAATTACCATAACGATCTCCAACTAGGTTTgatcctgcagcctctgctggggTGAGagcctcctccccagcctccctgcaacACTTCGGGCTGAGCAGGGGGTGAGGGGCACGGCTTTCTTGGCTGTCCCTGTGCTTTCCCGAGGGTaacctggaagaggggagattgggatgagatctgaggagg
Encoded here:
- the SOCS4 gene encoding suppressor of cytokine signaling 4, with the translated sequence MAENKDGNAKNADVRPKSSRSRSADRKDGYVWSGKKLSWSKKSEHCSDAEAASAAGRSGTNLRSQERKFSCSSIELDLDRSCGHRFLGRSLKQKLQDAVGQCFPIKNCSSRHASGLPSKRKIHISELMLDKCPFPPRSELAFRWHLIKRHTAPISPKGEDWIISDLSQHEEREDQLRDDQIANGGMDSPSQSCDFTDSGSSRGDLRSELVTGKVGRSSKDESDMDSDDEVITLCTSSRKRNKPKWETDDELLRMETPPKYHTQIDYVHCLVPDLLQINNNPCYWGVMDKYAAEALLEGKPEGTFLLRDSAQEDYLFSVSFRRYSRSLHARIEQWNHNFSFDAHDPCVFHSPDITGLLEHYKDPSSCMFFEPLLSTPLNRTFPFSLQHICRTVICNCTTYDGIDALPVPPSVKLYLKEYHYKSKVRVLRIDVPDQQS